One window of Lacerta agilis isolate rLacAgi1 chromosome 14, rLacAgi1.pri, whole genome shotgun sequence genomic DNA carries:
- the ZNF768 gene encoding zinc finger protein 768: MAAGAPSAAPARSPPRWLGGPADGSVYLLLPVPAGSALVLTPAGGANSAWILSLPAESKNKVENPQEDGAQPCPISSSSSSENGNKVLQKGGSAKDQLTFCKGDLKNPTQALCGKTKSYKCPDCGKNYRRSTDLLRHQRTHTGERPYLCLACGKSFSRSSILLEHQRIHTGEKPYKCSHCGQGFSQSSNCKQHERTHGKEKRNDPIHWGSTWQRTEVQRHGPKSLKIIDEGARAELGGGSQSPGGSSSWSSKMVMKYQKSHRMEKPYRCPECGKCFARSTDFIRHHITHTGEKPYTCVKCGKSFTRSSVLIEHQRIHTGERPYKCRLCGKGFSQNSNRNQHETIHQAKKSPDTS, translated from the exons ATGGCGGCAGGGGCTCCCTCGGCTGCTCCCGCCCGCAGCCCCCCTCGGTGGCTCGGAGGCCCTGCTGACGGCTCCGTGTACCTCCTCCTGCCCGTCCCTGCTGGAAGTGCCCTGGTGCTAACACCAG CAGGTGGAGCAAATTCTGCCTGGATTCTGTCTCTCCCTGCAGAGAGCAAGAACAAAGTGGAAAACCCACAGGAAGATGGTGCACAACCATGTCCCATTTCTTCAAGTAGCTCCAGCGAGAATGGAAATAAGGTGCTACAGAAAGGAGGCTCTGCAAAAGACCAGCTGACTTTTTGTAAAGGGGACTTGAAGAACCCTACGCAGGCCTTGTGTGGCAAAACAAAATCCTACAAATGCCCCGACTGCGGGAAAAATTACCGCAGGAGCACAGACCTCTTGAGGCACCAGAGGACCCACACGGGAGAAAGGCCTTATCTGTGCCTGGcctgtgggaagagcttcagtcggagttcAATCCTCCTGGAGCACCAGAGAATCCATACAGGTGAGAAGCCATACAAATGCAGCCACTGTGGGCAAGGATTTAGCCAGAGCTCCAATTGTAAGCAGCATGAGAGGACTcatgggaaggaaaaaaggaacgACCCAATACACTGGGGATCAACTTGGCAAAGGACAGAGGTTCAGAGGCATGGGCCTAAAAGCCTGAAAATAATTGATGAAGGTGCAAGAGCTGAACTCGGAGGAGGATCTCAGTCTCCAGGGGGAAGTTCCTCATGGAGCTCAAAGATGGTGATGAAGTATCAGAAAAGCCATAGGATGGAGAAGCCCTACAGGTGCCCTGAATGTGGGAAATGCTTTGCACGCAGCACGGATTTCATCCGGCACCACATTACCCACACAGGAGAAAAGCCCTACACGTGTGTGAAATGTGGCAAGAGTTTTACGCGCAGCTCGGTCCTCATTGAGCACCAGcgaatccacacgggagagaggCCCTACAAGTGTCGGCTGTGCGGAAAGGGCTTCAGTCAGAACTCCAACCGTAACCAACACGAGACAATCCACCAAGCTAAGAAATCTCCTGACACTTCCTGA
- the PRR14 gene encoding proline-rich protein 14 isoform X3 has protein sequence MEWPLLERTSEGNPQSMSHLDRQIRRRKILIYRPSSEEQESSPLLQKPLETGGACSLSCGDAELSPSKRQRLQQGLPQTAEQNGEVCGAAGETLWRVASPMEKQQRKMLAINLEDFSTAQMLNDPQGGSPPQRPATSPCANPPQSAAVNEDRVSWSTKTQSSPVCRSSPPKGYPPSHQEPQEKLNHARRQLWDKRVSPPRCRASERLHTKRQRLQKGVSLAKGNKGTKTFLLEAAHQQILATSLGAGSVSQDLVAGVGKEQPETSSAPCGSDQLMLPRQSSPNGDTQTPQDPQDQCHQTDVSTEAPSWLPSASALLRPSAASRFRHWGLVPVFQSVRSKLEAFADIFLTPSKPAVPSTEGPPSLPPCPAGNEEQEAAQPRTPRQRVNIEVKIAISEPRPRKRSCHHEEEEEEEEEMGDAVVSGRPPIRQWRLNEGDPAPQPRLGRSYSCPDFPGAHLWQASPVALALSTQLRQRRHTVCSLEVSRELGRPTPPCLRKEVYPFSTPPPHFLLGPSVHVPHSDGSPYASHVPSCHREPDTIHSRDPSPSPDHGRRVSGVGLDVVDSELLTSEQMMLSEAEMKVEQERVQPGGDLHQQELPHTHREEVI, from the exons ATGGAGTGGCCCCTCCTTGAACGAACATCTGAGGGGAACCCTCAGTCAATGTCACACTTGGACAGGCAGATCAGACGGCGAAAAATCCTCATCTACAG GCCTTCCTCTGAGGAGCAGGAATCCTCACCCCTGCTCCAGAAGCCCCTCGAGACAGGGGGGGCATGCTCCCTTTCATGTGGCGATGCCGAGCTGTCACCCAGCAAGAGGCAGCGGCTTCAGCAGGGGTTGCCCCAAACGGCGGAACAGAACGGGGAAGTTTGCGGCGCAGCGGGAGAGACCTTGTGGCGGGTGGCCTCTCCCATGGAGAAGCAGCAGCGGAAGATGCTGGCTATCAACCTGGAGGACTTTTCAACAGCCCAAATGCTT AATGATCCACAAGGGGGCTCTCCTCCCCAAAGACCTGCCACATCTCCCTGCGCAAATCCCCCCCAGTCAGCAGCTGTGAATGAAGACAGAGTTTCCTGGTCAACAAAGACACAAAGTAGTCCAGTGTGCAG ATCATCTCCCCCTAAGGGCTACCCTCCATCCCATCAAGAGCCTCAAGAGAAGTTGAACCACGCCCGCCGGCAACTGTGGGACAAGAGGGTGTCCCCCCCACGGTGTCGTGCTTCAGAGCGCCTGCACACCAAGAGGCAGCGCCTTCAGAAGGGGGTTTCCCTTGCAAAGGGGAACAAGGGGACAAAGACCTTCCTGCTGGAGGCGGCGCATCAGCAAATCCTTGCCACCAGTTTGGGGGCTGGTTCCGTGAGCCAAGATCTG GTTGCTGGCGTTGGCAAGGAGCAGCCGGAGACCTCCTCAGCCCCCTGTGG GAGTGATCAGCTCATGCTGCCTCGTCAATCATCTCCAAATGGGGACACCCAAACCCCTCAAGACCCACAAGACCAGTGTCATCAAACAG ATGTGTCCACTGAAGCTccgtcctggctgccttcagCCTCTGCTCTCTTGCGTCCATCGGCTGCCTCCCGTTTCCGGCACTGGGGTCTGGTCCCCGTCTTCCAGAGCGTGCGCTCCAAGCTGGAGGCCTTTGCTGACATCTTCCTGACCCCGTCCAAGCCGGCTGTGCCGTCCACCGAAGGGCCCCCgtccctgcccccctgccccgcAGGGAATGAGGAGCAGGAGGCAGCCCAGCCGAGAACACCCCGCCAAAGAGTCAACATTGAGGTGAAAATTGCCATTTCGGAACCACGCCCCCGGAAGAGGAGCTGCcaccatgaggaggaggaggaagaagaagaggagatggGTGACGCGGTGGTGAGCGGGCGGCCTCCTATCCGCCAGTGGCGCCTGAATGAAGGGGACCCGGCCCCTCAGCCCCGCCTCGGACGCAGCTACTCCTGCCCTGACTTCCCTGGTGCCCACTTGTGGCAGGCCTCCCCTGTGGCCCTTGCGCTCTCTACACAGCTGCGACAGCGTCGCCACACTGTCTGCAGCCTGGAAGTGTCCCGGGAGCTAggccgccccaccccaccctgcctgcGCAAGGAGGTGTATCCTTTCAGCACGCCTCCCCCACACTTCTTGCTGGGTCCTTCCGTGCACGTTCCCCACAGCGATGGCTCCCCCTACGCCTCCCATGTGCCTTCCTGCCACCGTGAACCAGACACCATCCATTCCAG GGACCCCTCTCCCTCGCCTGATCATGGACGGAGGGTGTCTGGGGTTGGCTTGGATGTGGTCGACTCAGAGTTGCTCACGTCGGAGCAGATGATGCTTTCGGAAGCTGAGATGAAG GTTGAACAAGAAAGAGTTCAGCCTGGAGGAGATCTACACCAACAAGAACTACCGCACACCCACAGAGAAGAG GTCATTTGA
- the PRR14 gene encoding proline-rich protein 14 isoform X1, giving the protein MEWPLLERTSEGNPQSMSHLDRQIRRRKILIYRPSSEEQESSPLLQKPLETGGACSLSCGDAELSPSKRQRLQQGLPQTAEQNGEVCGAAGETLWRVASPMEKQQRKMLAINLEDFSTAQMLNDPQGGSPPQRPATSPCANPPQSAAVNEDRVSWSTKTQSSPVCRSSPPKGYPPSHQEPQEKLNHARRQLWDKRVSPPRCRASERLHTKRQRLQKGVSLAKGNKGTKTFLLEAAHQQILATSLGAGSVSQDLVAGVGKEQPETSSAPCGSDQLMLPRQSSPNGDTQTPQDPQDQCHQTDVSTEAPSWLPSASALLRPSAASRFRHWGLVPVFQSVRSKLEAFADIFLTPSKPAVPSTEGPPSLPPCPAGNEEQEAAQPRTPRQRVNIEVKIAISEPRPRKRSCHHEEEEEEEEEMGDAVVSGRPPIRQWRLNEGDPAPQPRLGRSYSCPDFPGAHLWQASPVALALSTQLRQRRHTVCSLEVSRELGRPTPPCLRKEVYPFSTPPPHFLLGPSVHVPHSDGSPYASHVPSCHREPDTIHSRDPSPSPDHGRRVSGVGLDVVDSELLTSEQMMLSEAEMKGSQDNTVGKVSSIRIRKTPSKQQANLTPMGLPRPVRLNKKEFSLEEIYTNKNYRTPTEKRSFETIFEVPLERNGALIFTSQRKLKRAMEFQEGGLPRKQRKAHSRRSRRAAGGRRVKKPQSSELEEKLRQRLAELDALFEGEC; this is encoded by the exons ATGGAGTGGCCCCTCCTTGAACGAACATCTGAGGGGAACCCTCAGTCAATGTCACACTTGGACAGGCAGATCAGACGGCGAAAAATCCTCATCTACAG GCCTTCCTCTGAGGAGCAGGAATCCTCACCCCTGCTCCAGAAGCCCCTCGAGACAGGGGGGGCATGCTCCCTTTCATGTGGCGATGCCGAGCTGTCACCCAGCAAGAGGCAGCGGCTTCAGCAGGGGTTGCCCCAAACGGCGGAACAGAACGGGGAAGTTTGCGGCGCAGCGGGAGAGACCTTGTGGCGGGTGGCCTCTCCCATGGAGAAGCAGCAGCGGAAGATGCTGGCTATCAACCTGGAGGACTTTTCAACAGCCCAAATGCTT AATGATCCACAAGGGGGCTCTCCTCCCCAAAGACCTGCCACATCTCCCTGCGCAAATCCCCCCCAGTCAGCAGCTGTGAATGAAGACAGAGTTTCCTGGTCAACAAAGACACAAAGTAGTCCAGTGTGCAG ATCATCTCCCCCTAAGGGCTACCCTCCATCCCATCAAGAGCCTCAAGAGAAGTTGAACCACGCCCGCCGGCAACTGTGGGACAAGAGGGTGTCCCCCCCACGGTGTCGTGCTTCAGAGCGCCTGCACACCAAGAGGCAGCGCCTTCAGAAGGGGGTTTCCCTTGCAAAGGGGAACAAGGGGACAAAGACCTTCCTGCTGGAGGCGGCGCATCAGCAAATCCTTGCCACCAGTTTGGGGGCTGGTTCCGTGAGCCAAGATCTG GTTGCTGGCGTTGGCAAGGAGCAGCCGGAGACCTCCTCAGCCCCCTGTGG GAGTGATCAGCTCATGCTGCCTCGTCAATCATCTCCAAATGGGGACACCCAAACCCCTCAAGACCCACAAGACCAGTGTCATCAAACAG ATGTGTCCACTGAAGCTccgtcctggctgccttcagCCTCTGCTCTCTTGCGTCCATCGGCTGCCTCCCGTTTCCGGCACTGGGGTCTGGTCCCCGTCTTCCAGAGCGTGCGCTCCAAGCTGGAGGCCTTTGCTGACATCTTCCTGACCCCGTCCAAGCCGGCTGTGCCGTCCACCGAAGGGCCCCCgtccctgcccccctgccccgcAGGGAATGAGGAGCAGGAGGCAGCCCAGCCGAGAACACCCCGCCAAAGAGTCAACATTGAGGTGAAAATTGCCATTTCGGAACCACGCCCCCGGAAGAGGAGCTGCcaccatgaggaggaggaggaagaagaagaggagatggGTGACGCGGTGGTGAGCGGGCGGCCTCCTATCCGCCAGTGGCGCCTGAATGAAGGGGACCCGGCCCCTCAGCCCCGCCTCGGACGCAGCTACTCCTGCCCTGACTTCCCTGGTGCCCACTTGTGGCAGGCCTCCCCTGTGGCCCTTGCGCTCTCTACACAGCTGCGACAGCGTCGCCACACTGTCTGCAGCCTGGAAGTGTCCCGGGAGCTAggccgccccaccccaccctgcctgcGCAAGGAGGTGTATCCTTTCAGCACGCCTCCCCCACACTTCTTGCTGGGTCCTTCCGTGCACGTTCCCCACAGCGATGGCTCCCCCTACGCCTCCCATGTGCCTTCCTGCCACCGTGAACCAGACACCATCCATTCCAG GGACCCCTCTCCCTCGCCTGATCATGGACGGAGGGTGTCTGGGGTTGGCTTGGATGTGGTCGACTCAGAGTTGCTCACGTCGGAGCAGATGATGCTTTCGGAAGCTGAGATGAAG GGATCCCAAGACAACACCGTAGGGAAGGTGTCCTCCATAAGGATCCGCAAGACACCGTCCAAGCAGCAAGCAAATCTTACTCCCATGGGGCTTCCCCGGCCCGTCAG GTTGAACAAGAAAGAGTTCAGCCTGGAGGAGATCTACACCAACAAGAACTACCGCACACCCACAGAGAAGAG GTCATTTGAGACCATCTTTGAGGTGCCTTTGGAACGCAACGGAGCGCTCATTTTCACCAGCCAGCGCAAACTGAAGCGGGCCATGGAATTTCAGGAGGGAGGCCTCCCTCGCAAGCAGCGCAAAGCCCACTCCCGAAGGAGTCGCAGGGCAGCAGGAGGGCGGAGGGTAAAGAAGCCCCAGAGTTCAGAGCTGGAGGAGAAGCTGCGACAGCGGCTGGCTGAACTGGATGCCCTGTTTGAGGGAGAATGCTGA
- the PRR14 gene encoding proline-rich protein 14 isoform X2, with protein MPSCHPARGSGFSRGCPKRRNRTGKFAAQRERPCGGWPLPWRSSSGRCWLSTWRTFQQPKCLSSPPKGYPPSHQEPQEKLNHARRQLWDKRVSPPRCRASERLHTKRQRLQKGVSLAKGNKGTKTFLLEAAHQQILATSLGAGSVSQDLVAGVGKEQPETSSAPCGSDQLMLPRQSSPNGDTQTPQDPQDQCHQTDVSTEAPSWLPSASALLRPSAASRFRHWGLVPVFQSVRSKLEAFADIFLTPSKPAVPSTEGPPSLPPCPAGNEEQEAAQPRTPRQRVNIEVKIAISEPRPRKRSCHHEEEEEEEEEMGDAVVSGRPPIRQWRLNEGDPAPQPRLGRSYSCPDFPGAHLWQASPVALALSTQLRQRRHTVCSLEVSRELGRPTPPCLRKEVYPFSTPPPHFLLGPSVHVPHSDGSPYASHVPSCHREPDTIHSRDPSPSPDHGRRVSGVGLDVVDSELLTSEQMMLSEAEMKGSQDNTVGKVSSIRIRKTPSKQQANLTPMGLPRPVRLNKKEFSLEEIYTNKNYRTPTEKRSFETIFEVPLERNGALIFTSQRKLKRAMEFQEGGLPRKQRKAHSRRSRRAAGGRRVKKPQSSELEEKLRQRLAELDALFEGEC; from the exons ATGCCGAGCTGTCACCCAGCAAGAGGCAGCGGCTTCAGCAGGGGTTGCCCCAAACGGCGGAACAGAACGGGGAAGTTTGCGGCGCAGCGGGAGAGACCTTGTGGCGGGTGGCCTCTCCCATGGAGAAGCAGCAGCGGAAGATGCTGGCTATCAACCTGGAGGACTTTTCAACAGCCCAAATGCTT ATCATCTCCCCCTAAGGGCTACCCTCCATCCCATCAAGAGCCTCAAGAGAAGTTGAACCACGCCCGCCGGCAACTGTGGGACAAGAGGGTGTCCCCCCCACGGTGTCGTGCTTCAGAGCGCCTGCACACCAAGAGGCAGCGCCTTCAGAAGGGGGTTTCCCTTGCAAAGGGGAACAAGGGGACAAAGACCTTCCTGCTGGAGGCGGCGCATCAGCAAATCCTTGCCACCAGTTTGGGGGCTGGTTCCGTGAGCCAAGATCTG GTTGCTGGCGTTGGCAAGGAGCAGCCGGAGACCTCCTCAGCCCCCTGTGG GAGTGATCAGCTCATGCTGCCTCGTCAATCATCTCCAAATGGGGACACCCAAACCCCTCAAGACCCACAAGACCAGTGTCATCAAACAG ATGTGTCCACTGAAGCTccgtcctggctgccttcagCCTCTGCTCTCTTGCGTCCATCGGCTGCCTCCCGTTTCCGGCACTGGGGTCTGGTCCCCGTCTTCCAGAGCGTGCGCTCCAAGCTGGAGGCCTTTGCTGACATCTTCCTGACCCCGTCCAAGCCGGCTGTGCCGTCCACCGAAGGGCCCCCgtccctgcccccctgccccgcAGGGAATGAGGAGCAGGAGGCAGCCCAGCCGAGAACACCCCGCCAAAGAGTCAACATTGAGGTGAAAATTGCCATTTCGGAACCACGCCCCCGGAAGAGGAGCTGCcaccatgaggaggaggaggaagaagaagaggagatggGTGACGCGGTGGTGAGCGGGCGGCCTCCTATCCGCCAGTGGCGCCTGAATGAAGGGGACCCGGCCCCTCAGCCCCGCCTCGGACGCAGCTACTCCTGCCCTGACTTCCCTGGTGCCCACTTGTGGCAGGCCTCCCCTGTGGCCCTTGCGCTCTCTACACAGCTGCGACAGCGTCGCCACACTGTCTGCAGCCTGGAAGTGTCCCGGGAGCTAggccgccccaccccaccctgcctgcGCAAGGAGGTGTATCCTTTCAGCACGCCTCCCCCACACTTCTTGCTGGGTCCTTCCGTGCACGTTCCCCACAGCGATGGCTCCCCCTACGCCTCCCATGTGCCTTCCTGCCACCGTGAACCAGACACCATCCATTCCAG GGACCCCTCTCCCTCGCCTGATCATGGACGGAGGGTGTCTGGGGTTGGCTTGGATGTGGTCGACTCAGAGTTGCTCACGTCGGAGCAGATGATGCTTTCGGAAGCTGAGATGAAG GGATCCCAAGACAACACCGTAGGGAAGGTGTCCTCCATAAGGATCCGCAAGACACCGTCCAAGCAGCAAGCAAATCTTACTCCCATGGGGCTTCCCCGGCCCGTCAG GTTGAACAAGAAAGAGTTCAGCCTGGAGGAGATCTACACCAACAAGAACTACCGCACACCCACAGAGAAGAG GTCATTTGAGACCATCTTTGAGGTGCCTTTGGAACGCAACGGAGCGCTCATTTTCACCAGCCAGCGCAAACTGAAGCGGGCCATGGAATTTCAGGAGGGAGGCCTCCCTCGCAAGCAGCGCAAAGCCCACTCCCGAAGGAGTCGCAGGGCAGCAGGAGGGCGGAGGGTAAAGAAGCCCCAGAGTTCAGAGCTGGAGGAGAAGCTGCGACAGCGGCTGGCTGAACTGGATGCCCTGTTTGAGGGAGAATGCTGA